In Lathamus discolor isolate bLatDis1 chromosome 1, bLatDis1.hap1, whole genome shotgun sequence, the following are encoded in one genomic region:
- the ENOSF1 gene encoding LOW QUALITY PROTEIN: mitochondrial enolase superfamily member 1 (The sequence of the model RefSeq protein was modified relative to this genomic sequence to represent the inferred CDS: inserted 1 base in 1 codon; deleted 1 base in 1 codon; substituted 1 base at 1 genomic stop codon): CDTIIVTLYKKKGVKSDCSSYRGITLFSIAGKILARILLNRLVPAIAEELLPESQXGFRANRSTADMVFVLRQLQEKCREQXNVTFIDLTKTFDTVSRKGLWLILEQLGCPCKFLKMIALLHEDRKGQVRYGDTLSEPFPITSGVKQGCVLAPALFTIFFSMMLQRAMVDLDEQNGVYIQYRTDGSLFNLRRLKAHTKTLNHVVRELLSDDNATLVHTEAALQCLTSCFAEAAEFFALEVSLKKTVVFYQPAPQEDYHHPHITIGKSELKSVQQFSYLGSIISSDAMINKEIDNRIAKAYRAFGKLHKRVWCNKHLKKSTKISVYRGHCTVYSFIWV, encoded by the exons TGTGACACAATCATCGTCACTctgtataag aaaaaaggtgtaaaGTCAGACTGTTCAAGCTACCGAGGTATAACTCTGTTCTCCATTGCTGGAAAAATTCTTGCAAGAATACTATTGAACAGATTAGTACCTGCTATTGCAGAAGAACTTCTACCTGAAAGTCAGTGAGGTTTCAGAGCTAACAGAAGTACCGCAGACATGGTATTTGTTCTCAGacaactgcaagaaaaatgtagagaac aaaatgtaaCTTTCATTGACCTCACCAAAACTTTTGACActgtgagcagaaaaggcctgtgGCTGATCTTGGAACAATTAGGTTGCCCCTGCAAGTTCCTCAAAATGATTGCTCTGTTACATGAGGATCGGAAAGGGCAAGTCAGATATGGTGATACACTCTCTGAGCCTTTCCCAATAACCAGTGGTGTGAAACAAGGTTGCGTTCTCGCACCAGCTTTATTCACAATCTTCTTCAGCATGATGCTCCAAAGGGCTATGGTAGACCTCGATGAACAAAACGGTGTTTATATTCAATATCGTACTGATGGGAGCCTATTCAATCTAAGGCGACTGAAGGCCCACACTAAGACCCTAAATCATGTTGTCCGTGAACTGCTTTCTGATGACAATGCCACCCTTGTccacacagaagcagctctgcaatgTTTAACATCTTGCTTTGCGGAGGCGGCTGAGTTTTTTGCGCTGGAAGTCAGCTTGAAGAAGACAGTAGTTTTCTACCAACCTGCACCACAAGAAGATTATCATCATCCCCACATTACCATTGGCAAGTCAGAGCTTAAGtcagttcagcagttcagctatCTGGGAAGCATTATTTCCTCGGATGCCATGATCAACAAAGAGATAGACAACAGAATAGCAAAGGCATATAGAGCCTTTGGAAAACTCCATAAAAGAGTCTGGTGCAATaaacacctgaagaaaagtACAAAGATTAGTGTCTATAGAGGCCATTGTACTGTCTACTCTTTTATATGGGTCTGA